A genomic stretch from Cellulomonas sp. KRMCY2 includes:
- a CDS encoding UDP-N-acetylmuramate dehydrogenase: MTTSDPDLHSPDLHSSAPTLADLTTLRLGGPVGRYLETTSADDLAAAVREADASGEPVLVLGGGSNVVVHDDGFPGLVVRDVRSGITVEAADTCGGASILVPAGTPWVDVVDRAVSEGWVGIEALAGIPGSAGATPVQNVGAYGQEVAGVVSTVRVWDRGELRIRTFSVVDLDFGYRSSVLKRSLRGPDGTPSSFAPTPRHVVLDVGFQLRLGTLSAPVGYTELARRLGVEVGGRAPLDEVRATVLGLRAGKGMVLDPADHDTWSAGSFFTNPVVEASLADALPDGAPRFEVRSARPERTTGPSLGAVDPTLVKTSAAWLIEHAGFGKGFGLPGTVGLSTKHSLALTHRGGGTTAELLALARTVRDGVRDTFGIDLEPEPVLVGCSL; the protein is encoded by the coding sequence GTGACGACCTCCGATCCCGACCTCCACAGCCCCGACCTCCACAGCAGTGCGCCGACGCTTGCGGACCTGACCACGCTGCGACTCGGCGGTCCCGTCGGGCGCTACCTGGAGACGACGTCGGCGGACGACCTCGCGGCCGCGGTACGCGAGGCGGACGCCTCCGGTGAACCCGTGCTGGTCCTCGGCGGCGGGTCGAACGTCGTGGTGCACGACGACGGGTTCCCCGGACTCGTGGTCCGTGACGTCCGCAGCGGCATCACCGTCGAGGCTGCCGACACGTGCGGGGGAGCGAGCATCCTGGTGCCCGCCGGGACGCCGTGGGTCGACGTCGTCGACCGTGCCGTGTCCGAGGGCTGGGTGGGGATCGAGGCGCTCGCCGGCATCCCCGGCTCGGCCGGTGCGACACCCGTGCAGAATGTCGGCGCCTACGGCCAGGAGGTCGCCGGCGTCGTGTCGACGGTCCGGGTCTGGGACCGCGGGGAGCTGCGCATCCGGACGTTCTCGGTGGTCGACCTCGACTTCGGCTATCGCAGCTCGGTGCTCAAGCGCTCGCTGCGCGGCCCGGACGGCACGCCGTCGTCCTTCGCACCGACTCCCCGGCACGTCGTGCTCGACGTCGGCTTCCAGCTGCGGCTCGGCACCCTCTCGGCGCCCGTCGGGTACACGGAGCTGGCCAGGCGGCTCGGCGTCGAGGTCGGCGGGCGGGCCCCGCTCGACGAGGTGCGCGCCACGGTCCTGGGGCTGCGGGCAGGCAAGGGCATGGTCCTGGACCCTGCCGACCACGACACCTGGAGTGCCGGCTCCTTCTTCACCAACCCGGTCGTCGAGGCCTCGCTGGCCGATGCGTTGCCCGACGGCGCGCCGCGGTTCGAGGTGCGCTCGGCGCGCCCCGAGCGCACGACCGGGCCGAGCCTGGGCGCCGTCGACCCGACCCTGGTCAAGACCAGCGCCGCATGGCTGATCGAGCACGCCGGCTTCGGCAAGGGCTTCGGCCTGCCGGGCACCGTCGGCCTCTCGACGAAGCACTCGCTGGCCCTGACCCACCGCGGCGGCGGCACGACGGCCGAGCTCCTCGCCCTGGCGCGCACCGTGCGCGACGGCGTCCGCGACACGTTCGGCATCGACCTCGAGCCCGAACCGGTGCTCGTCGGCTGCAGCCTCTGA
- a CDS encoding cell wall metabolism sensor histidine kinase WalK — MAAVLLLAALALTIAGSTAYVLQVRRTDLRIDASLARAVTEIREAADTGVDPETAETFTNVSDLLYRTVQRRAPALEEGVIALVDGRPRWLAPRSTPLRLEDDEELIAELAALPTDGDVTLRTTSTPITQYRYVAVPVTMPVGGEQGLFVVAHDRGAEHASLLATFRTYVLVALASLLVIAVVGWSVVGRLLAPLRRVRSSTERITRSDLSGRIPVTGSDDVAAVAVAVNGMLDRLESAFDAQRRLLDDVGHELRTPLTIIQGHLELADPTDPDDVRTAHGIALDELDRMHRLVEDLMVLARAERPDFVRRAPVDLGRLTDDVLDKARTLGDRRWSVACRAEVVADVDGQRLTQAWLQLAANAVRFSGLGTAITIGSEADDGVLRLWVRDEGIGLAAAEAARVFERYDRGHQGVAADGALEPPQGRDERRRDARRSDARRTTDGAGIGLAIVAAIAAAHQGTARWEQPDGPGARFVIELSSGTPGRDSTTGPARHRPTDD, encoded by the coding sequence ATGGCAGCCGTCCTGCTCCTCGCCGCGCTGGCGCTGACGATCGCCGGCTCCACCGCCTACGTGCTGCAGGTCCGACGCACCGACCTGCGCATCGACGCGTCGCTCGCGCGGGCCGTCACGGAGATCCGCGAGGCTGCCGACACGGGCGTCGACCCGGAGACGGCCGAGACGTTCACCAACGTCTCGGACCTGCTCTACCGGACGGTCCAGCGCCGTGCCCCGGCGCTGGAGGAGGGCGTGATCGCCCTGGTCGACGGACGTCCCCGGTGGCTCGCCCCCCGCAGCACGCCACTGCGGCTCGAGGACGACGAGGAGCTGATCGCCGAGCTCGCCGCCCTGCCGACCGACGGTGACGTGACCCTGCGGACAACCAGCACGCCGATCACGCAGTACCGGTACGTGGCCGTTCCGGTGACCATGCCCGTAGGCGGCGAGCAGGGACTGTTCGTCGTCGCACACGACAGGGGGGCCGAGCACGCGAGCCTGCTGGCGACGTTCCGCACCTACGTGCTGGTCGCGCTCGCCTCGCTCCTGGTGATCGCTGTCGTCGGCTGGTCCGTCGTCGGGCGGCTGCTCGCGCCGCTGCGGCGGGTGCGCAGCAGCACCGAACGGATCACCCGGTCCGACCTGTCCGGACGCATCCCGGTCACCGGCAGCGACGACGTCGCCGCCGTCGCGGTCGCCGTCAACGGCATGCTCGACCGGCTGGAGTCGGCGTTCGACGCCCAGCGCCGGCTGCTCGACGACGTGGGCCACGAGCTGCGCACGCCGCTGACCATCATCCAGGGCCACCTCGAGCTCGCCGACCCGACCGATCCCGACGACGTGCGCACCGCCCACGGCATCGCACTGGACGAGCTCGACCGGATGCACCGGCTGGTCGAGGACCTCATGGTCCTGGCCAGGGCCGAGCGGCCCGACTTCGTGCGCCGCGCGCCGGTCGACCTGGGCCGGCTCACGGACGACGTGCTGGACAAGGCACGGACGCTGGGCGACCGCCGGTGGTCGGTCGCCTGCCGGGCGGAGGTCGTGGCCGACGTCGACGGTCAGCGCCTGACCCAGGCCTGGCTCCAGCTGGCCGCGAACGCGGTGCGCTTCTCGGGCCTGGGCACAGCGATCACGATCGGCAGCGAGGCCGACGACGGCGTCCTGCGGCTGTGGGTCCGCGACGAGGGGATCGGCCTGGCCGCCGCCGAGGCCGCGCGGGTGTTCGAACGCTACGACCGTGGACACCAGGGGGTCGCCGCCGATGGCGCCCTGGAGCCGCCCCAGGGCCGCGACGAACGACGGCGGGACGCACGGCGTAGTGACGCGCGGCGGACGACGGACGGTGCCGGGATCGGGCTGGCGATCGTCGCGGCGATCGCCGCTGCGCACCAGGGAACGGCTCGGTGGGAGCAGCCGGACGGCCCCGGTGCCCGGTTCGTGATCGAGCTCTCGTCCGGGACGCCCGGCCGGGACAGCACTACCGGACCTGCCCGGCACCGGCCCACCGACGACTGA
- a CDS encoding adenosine deaminase, which translates to MRDLVTLPKAHLHLHFTGSMRSATLADMAAARGARLPRALLDGDPVRPPVDERGWFRFQRLYDAARACVRTEADMRRIVAEAAADDAVEGSGRLELQVDPTSYAPFVGGITAALEIILDEARSASAATGVEVGVIVASSRVRHPLDARTLARLAARYAGHGPGQVVGFGLSNDERRGVTAEFAPAFAIARRAGLASVPHGGELLGAEHIREVLEHLAPDRLGHGVRSAEDPGVLADVIERGVALELCPASNVSLGVYAEDHHVPLRALVAAGATLALGADDPLLFGSRLVAQYEVARRVHGLDDAELAELARGSVRASRATPATRTRLLAGIDAWLAEPDRPATGDRTAAVGTAAAGTAAAGTAG; encoded by the coding sequence ATGCGCGACCTGGTGACTCTGCCGAAGGCGCACCTGCACCTGCACTTCACCGGGTCGATGCGCAGCGCGACCCTCGCCGACATGGCCGCGGCGCGTGGCGCTCGCCTGCCGCGTGCGCTGCTCGACGGCGACCCCGTGCGGCCGCCGGTCGACGAACGCGGCTGGTTCCGCTTCCAGCGCCTGTACGACGCCGCGCGCGCCTGCGTCCGCACCGAGGCGGACATGCGCCGGATCGTCGCCGAGGCCGCGGCCGACGACGCGGTCGAGGGGTCGGGACGGCTCGAGCTGCAGGTCGACCCGACGTCGTACGCGCCGTTCGTCGGCGGCATCACGGCGGCGCTCGAGATCATCCTGGACGAGGCGCGCTCGGCGAGCGCTGCGACCGGCGTCGAGGTGGGCGTGATCGTCGCCTCGTCGCGGGTCCGGCACCCGCTCGATGCCAGGACCCTCGCGCGCCTGGCGGCCCGGTATGCGGGGCACGGCCCGGGACAGGTCGTGGGCTTCGGCCTGAGCAACGACGAGCGCCGTGGCGTGACGGCGGAGTTCGCACCAGCCTTCGCGATCGCCCGCCGGGCCGGGCTCGCGTCGGTGCCGCACGGCGGCGAGCTGTTGGGCGCGGAGCACATCCGCGAGGTGCTCGAACACCTCGCGCCGGATCGGTTGGGCCACGGCGTCCGGTCGGCCGAGGACCCTGGTGTGCTGGCCGACGTCATCGAGCGTGGGGTCGCGCTCGAGCTGTGCCCGGCATCCAACGTGTCCCTCGGGGTGTACGCAGAGGACCACCACGTACCGCTGCGGGCGCTCGTCGCCGCCGGGGCGACGCTGGCCCTCGGTGCGGACGACCCGCTGCTGTTCGGGTCACGGCTCGTCGCGCAGTACGAGGTCGCACGACGCGTGCACGGCCTCGACGACGCCGAGCTCGCCGAGCTGGCCAGGGGCTCGGTCCGGGCCTCGCGGGCGACGCCAGCGACCCGCACGCGGCTGCTCGCGGGGATCGACGCATGGCTGGCCGAGCCCGACCGCCCCGCCACGGGCGACCGCACCGCAGCAGTCGGCACCGCCGCCGCCGGTACCGCAGCCGCCGGTACCGCGGGCTGA